Proteins from a single region of Halichoerus grypus chromosome 13, mHalGry1.hap1.1, whole genome shotgun sequence:
- the ADNP2 gene encoding activity-dependent neuroprotector homeobox protein 2 isoform X2, translated as MFQIPVENLDNIRKDLKGFDPGEKYFFNTSWGDISLWEPSGKKVRYRTKPYCCSLCKYSTKVLTSFKNHLHRYHEDEIDQELVIPCPNCVFSSQPKIVGRHFRMFHAPVRKVQNYTVNILGETKSSRSDVISFTCLKCNFSNTLYYSMKKHVLVAHFHYLINSYFGLRTEEMGEQPKTEAGLPTEKMPPADRYYCKKCNANASSQDALMYHILTSDIHRDLENKLRSVISEHIKKPGLLKQMHIAPKPVAPLAVPPNSSAPGLAATPPCFRLALPQNSQSQALVPPATVASGTSGSLTRSPPAVAQSHVTLVSSPLPPSAPQPVFLSHGVPLTQSANPPVLPLSQPVGPINKPVGTGVLPMNQTIRPGALPLSQPVGPGVLPVSPSVTPGVLQAVSPGVISVSRTVPSGVLPAGQMTPAGVIPSGQTATSGVLPAGQVVQSGVLPIGQTAPSGVLPAGLTVPPRVLPPGQTVPLRVLPAGQVVPPGLLSPTQTVSSGVLPVNQGISSGVLQLSQPVMSGVLPVGQPVRPGVLQLNQSVSTSILPANQPVRPGASQNTTFLTSGSILRQLIPTGKQVNGIPTYTLAPVSVTLPVPPGGVATVPPPQMPIQLLQSGTAAQVASSMASMPSPPVVVNATQSMFVQASPSAAEANQALKQAKQWKTCPVCNELFPSNVYQVHMEVAHKHSEAGSAEKPEPEKLAACAPFLKWMREKTVRCLSCRCLVSEEELIHHLLMHGLGCVFCPCTFHDIRGLSEHSRTVHRGKKKLPVDYSNKGFQLDLDANGNLMFPHLDFITILPKEELGEREVYLAILAGIHSKSLVPVYIKVRPQIEGASGSPSKQALTCPFCFGTFVTTEAYELHLKERHHITPTVHTILKSPAFKCIHCCGVYTGNMTLAAIAIHLLRCRSAPKDSSSDLQIQPNLIENSEVLLVNGEVIHDSSFSVKRKLPDGHLGAEDQRDVEERPLVVSSDAAPAPEKVASVVPLKRQRNEIRTEGSLVNDDALQILALNPKKYEDRSYEEKKQFLRDYFHKRPYPSKKEIELLSSLLWVWKIDVASFFGKRRYICMKAIKNHKPSVLLGFDMSELKNVKHRLNFEYEPQNL; from the exons atgtttcaaattccTGTGGAAAATCTTGACAACATCAGGAAG gaCCTTAAAGGCTTTGATCCAGGAGAGAAGTACTTTTTTAACACATCATGGGGAGATATTTCTCTCTGGGAACCTTCTGGAAAGAAAGTg aGATATCGAACAAAGCCATACTGTTGTAGCCTCTGTAAATACTCTACAAAAGTGCTTACTTCATTCAAAAATCATTTACATCGTTACCATGAAGATGAAATTGATCAGGAGCTGGTGATCCCTTGCCCAAACTGTGTATTTTCTTCTCAACCCAAAATTGTGGGAAGGCACTTCAGAATGTTCCATGCACCTGTTCGGAAAGTCCAGAACTACACAGTGAATATTTTAGGTGAAACTAAATCTTCGAGGAGTGATGTAATAAGCTttacatgtttaaaatgtaacttttcaAACACTTTGTACTACAGCATGAAGAAGCATGTGCTGGTAGCCCATTTTCACTACTTAATTAACTCCTACTTTGGCCTGCGAACTGAGGAAATGGGTGAGCAACCGAAAACCGAGGCTGGCCTTCCCACTGAGAAGATGCCGCCGGCCGACAGGTATTACTGTAAAAAATGCAATGCCAATGCCAGCAGCCAGGACGCCCTCATGTATCATATTTTGACGTCAGACATACACAGGGATTTGGAGAATAAACTTAGGTCCGTGATTTCAGAACATATTAAGAAGCCTGGGCTTCTGAAGCAAATGCACATTGCCCCAAAGCCAGTGGCACCTTTGGCTGTACCCCCGAACAGCAGCGCCCCCGGCCTCGCGGCCACACCCCCTTGTTTTCGTCTTGCCTTGCCCCAGAACAGCCAGAGCCAGGCCCTGGTCCCGCCAGCAACCGTGGCCTCGGGCACTTCTGGGAGCCTCACCCGTTCTCCGCCCGCCGTGGCGCAGTCCCACGTGACTCTGGTCTCCAGTCCTCTGCCGCCCTCCGCTCCCCAGCCAGTCTTTCTTTCTCACGGAGTCCCACTTACCCAGTCAGCAAACCCTCCTGTGTTGCCCTTGAGTCAGCCAGTTGGACCTATAAATAAACCTGTGGGAACTGGCGTCCTCCCCATGAACCAGACCATCCGCCCCGGGGCTTTACCCCTCAGCCAGCCTGTGGGGCCTGGCGTCCTTCCTGTCAGTCCATCTGTCACCCCCGGGGTTCTTCAGGCTGTCTCACCAGGGGTGATTTCTGTGAGTCGGACGGTCCCGTCAGGGGTCCTTCCTGCAGGCCAGATGACCCCTGCTGGGGTTATCCCTTCGGGACAGACAGCCACTTCTGGGGTTCTTCCTGCTGGCCAGGTGGTCCAGTCAGGGGTTCTCCCCATTGGCCAGACGGCCCCGTCAGGGGTTCTCCCTGCGGGGCTGACGGTCCCGCCACGGGTTCTCCCTCCTGGCCAGACGGTCCCACTGAGAGTGCTGCCTGCCGGCCAGGTGGTCCCACCTGGGCTCCTTTCCCCAACCCAGACAGTCTCGTCAGGCGTTCTGCCTGTGAACCAGGGTATCAGTTCTGGTGTTCTTCAGCTTAGTCAGCCTGTCATGTCCGGGGTGCTCCCTGTGGGCCAGCCAGTGAGACCTGGGGTTCTACAACTTAACCAGTCTGTGAGCACCAGCATTCTGCCTGCAAATCAGCCAGTGAGACCTGGCGCTTCTCAGAACACCACGTTCCTCACATCAGGCTCTATTCTCAGACAGCTCATTCCTACAGGGAAACAGGTGAATGGGATTCCCACATACACACTTGCCCCCGTGTCTGTCACTCTGCCTGTGCCTCCAGGAGGCGTTGCTACTGTCCCCCCGCCCCAGATGCCCATCCAGCTGCTGCAGTCGGGCACAGCTGCCCAGGTGGCCAGCTCCATGGCCAGCATGCCGTCTCCTCCAGTGGTGGTAAACGCCACTCAGAGTATGTTTGTTCAGGCCTCTCCATCCGCGGCAGAAGCGAACCAGGCGCTCAAACAGGCGAAGCAGTGGAAAACCTGTCCAGTTTGCAACGAGCTCTTCCCTTCCAACGTCTACCAGGTTCACATGGAAGTGGCTCACAAGCACAGTGAAGCCGGGTCTGCTGAGAAACCGGAGCCTGAGAAGCTGGCCGCATGTGCACCATTCTTAAAGTGGATGCGAGAGAAGACAGTTCGGTGTCTCTCCTGTAGATGCTTGGTGTCCGAGGAGGAGCTGATCCATCACTTGCTCATGCACGGCCTGGGGTGCGTGTTCTGTCCGTGCACTTTCCATGACATCAGAGGTCTTTCAGAGCACAGTAGGACTGTGCACCGAGGGAAGAAGAAACTACCTGTGGATTACAGTAACAAAGGCTTTCAGTTGGATCTCGATGCTAACGGCAACCTGATGTTTCCCCATCTTGATTTCATTACCATATTGCCAAAGGAAGAGCTTGGGGAGCGGGAGGTCTACTTGGCAATCCTGGCTGGGATACACTCCAAGTCACTCGTGCCCGTGTACATTAAGGTGAGGCCGCAGATAGAGGGTGCCTCCGGGAGCCCCAGCAAACAAGCACTGACTTGCCCCTTTTGCTTTGGCACCTTTGTGACGACTGAGGCGTATGAGTTGCATTTGAAGGAGAGGCACCACATCACACCAACTGTCCACACAATTCTGAAATCTCCTGCGTTCAAGTGCATCCACTGCTGTGGGGTCTACACTGGCAACATGACCCTGGCAGCCATTGCCATCCACCTGCTGCGCTGCAGAAGTGCCCCAAAGGACAGCAGCTCCGACCTCCAGATCCAGCCAAACTTGATCGAGAACAGCGAAGTGCTCTTAGTGAACGGGGAGGTGATCCACGACTCCAGTTTTTCTGTGAAGAGAAAGCTGCCCGATGGCCACTTGGGGGCAGAAGACCAGAGGGACGTGGAGGAGCGACCTCTCGTCGTCAGCAGCGATGCAGCCCCGGCTCCCGAAAAGGTGGCGAGTGTGGTGCctttgaaaagacaaaggaatgaaatcagGACAGAGGGGTCGCTTGTTAATGATGATGCTCTTCAGATTTTAGCATTAAACCCTAAAAAATATGAAGACCGttcttatgaagaaaaaaagcaatttcttaGAGATTATTTCCACAAGAGACCATATCCTAGTAAAAAGGAAATAGAACTTCTTTCATCCCTCTTGTGGGTGTGGAAAATCGACGTGGCTtcattttttggaaaaagaagatatatttgcATGAAAGCAATAAAAAATCATAAGCCTTCGGTACTTTTAGGCTTTGATATGtctgaacttaaaaatgttaaacacaggTTGAACTTTGAGTATGAGCCACAAAActtgtaa
- the ADNP2 gene encoding activity-dependent neuroprotector homeobox protein 2 isoform X1, giving the protein MFQIPVENLDNIRKVRKKVKGILVDIGLDSCKELLKDLKGFDPGEKYFFNTSWGDISLWEPSGKKVRYRTKPYCCSLCKYSTKVLTSFKNHLHRYHEDEIDQELVIPCPNCVFSSQPKIVGRHFRMFHAPVRKVQNYTVNILGETKSSRSDVISFTCLKCNFSNTLYYSMKKHVLVAHFHYLINSYFGLRTEEMGEQPKTEAGLPTEKMPPADRYYCKKCNANASSQDALMYHILTSDIHRDLENKLRSVISEHIKKPGLLKQMHIAPKPVAPLAVPPNSSAPGLAATPPCFRLALPQNSQSQALVPPATVASGTSGSLTRSPPAVAQSHVTLVSSPLPPSAPQPVFLSHGVPLTQSANPPVLPLSQPVGPINKPVGTGVLPMNQTIRPGALPLSQPVGPGVLPVSPSVTPGVLQAVSPGVISVSRTVPSGVLPAGQMTPAGVIPSGQTATSGVLPAGQVVQSGVLPIGQTAPSGVLPAGLTVPPRVLPPGQTVPLRVLPAGQVVPPGLLSPTQTVSSGVLPVNQGISSGVLQLSQPVMSGVLPVGQPVRPGVLQLNQSVSTSILPANQPVRPGASQNTTFLTSGSILRQLIPTGKQVNGIPTYTLAPVSVTLPVPPGGVATVPPPQMPIQLLQSGTAAQVASSMASMPSPPVVVNATQSMFVQASPSAAEANQALKQAKQWKTCPVCNELFPSNVYQVHMEVAHKHSEAGSAEKPEPEKLAACAPFLKWMREKTVRCLSCRCLVSEEELIHHLLMHGLGCVFCPCTFHDIRGLSEHSRTVHRGKKKLPVDYSNKGFQLDLDANGNLMFPHLDFITILPKEELGEREVYLAILAGIHSKSLVPVYIKVRPQIEGASGSPSKQALTCPFCFGTFVTTEAYELHLKERHHITPTVHTILKSPAFKCIHCCGVYTGNMTLAAIAIHLLRCRSAPKDSSSDLQIQPNLIENSEVLLVNGEVIHDSSFSVKRKLPDGHLGAEDQRDVEERPLVVSSDAAPAPEKVASVVPLKRQRNEIRTEGSLVNDDALQILALNPKKYEDRSYEEKKQFLRDYFHKRPYPSKKEIELLSSLLWVWKIDVASFFGKRRYICMKAIKNHKPSVLLGFDMSELKNVKHRLNFEYEPQNL; this is encoded by the exons atgtttcaaattccTGTGGAAAATCTTGACAACATCAGGAAGGTACGAAAAAAGGTGAAAGGCATTCTTGTGGATATTGGGCTTGACAGCTGCAAGGAGTTGCTGAAG gaCCTTAAAGGCTTTGATCCAGGAGAGAAGTACTTTTTTAACACATCATGGGGAGATATTTCTCTCTGGGAACCTTCTGGAAAGAAAGTg aGATATCGAACAAAGCCATACTGTTGTAGCCTCTGTAAATACTCTACAAAAGTGCTTACTTCATTCAAAAATCATTTACATCGTTACCATGAAGATGAAATTGATCAGGAGCTGGTGATCCCTTGCCCAAACTGTGTATTTTCTTCTCAACCCAAAATTGTGGGAAGGCACTTCAGAATGTTCCATGCACCTGTTCGGAAAGTCCAGAACTACACAGTGAATATTTTAGGTGAAACTAAATCTTCGAGGAGTGATGTAATAAGCTttacatgtttaaaatgtaacttttcaAACACTTTGTACTACAGCATGAAGAAGCATGTGCTGGTAGCCCATTTTCACTACTTAATTAACTCCTACTTTGGCCTGCGAACTGAGGAAATGGGTGAGCAACCGAAAACCGAGGCTGGCCTTCCCACTGAGAAGATGCCGCCGGCCGACAGGTATTACTGTAAAAAATGCAATGCCAATGCCAGCAGCCAGGACGCCCTCATGTATCATATTTTGACGTCAGACATACACAGGGATTTGGAGAATAAACTTAGGTCCGTGATTTCAGAACATATTAAGAAGCCTGGGCTTCTGAAGCAAATGCACATTGCCCCAAAGCCAGTGGCACCTTTGGCTGTACCCCCGAACAGCAGCGCCCCCGGCCTCGCGGCCACACCCCCTTGTTTTCGTCTTGCCTTGCCCCAGAACAGCCAGAGCCAGGCCCTGGTCCCGCCAGCAACCGTGGCCTCGGGCACTTCTGGGAGCCTCACCCGTTCTCCGCCCGCCGTGGCGCAGTCCCACGTGACTCTGGTCTCCAGTCCTCTGCCGCCCTCCGCTCCCCAGCCAGTCTTTCTTTCTCACGGAGTCCCACTTACCCAGTCAGCAAACCCTCCTGTGTTGCCCTTGAGTCAGCCAGTTGGACCTATAAATAAACCTGTGGGAACTGGCGTCCTCCCCATGAACCAGACCATCCGCCCCGGGGCTTTACCCCTCAGCCAGCCTGTGGGGCCTGGCGTCCTTCCTGTCAGTCCATCTGTCACCCCCGGGGTTCTTCAGGCTGTCTCACCAGGGGTGATTTCTGTGAGTCGGACGGTCCCGTCAGGGGTCCTTCCTGCAGGCCAGATGACCCCTGCTGGGGTTATCCCTTCGGGACAGACAGCCACTTCTGGGGTTCTTCCTGCTGGCCAGGTGGTCCAGTCAGGGGTTCTCCCCATTGGCCAGACGGCCCCGTCAGGGGTTCTCCCTGCGGGGCTGACGGTCCCGCCACGGGTTCTCCCTCCTGGCCAGACGGTCCCACTGAGAGTGCTGCCTGCCGGCCAGGTGGTCCCACCTGGGCTCCTTTCCCCAACCCAGACAGTCTCGTCAGGCGTTCTGCCTGTGAACCAGGGTATCAGTTCTGGTGTTCTTCAGCTTAGTCAGCCTGTCATGTCCGGGGTGCTCCCTGTGGGCCAGCCAGTGAGACCTGGGGTTCTACAACTTAACCAGTCTGTGAGCACCAGCATTCTGCCTGCAAATCAGCCAGTGAGACCTGGCGCTTCTCAGAACACCACGTTCCTCACATCAGGCTCTATTCTCAGACAGCTCATTCCTACAGGGAAACAGGTGAATGGGATTCCCACATACACACTTGCCCCCGTGTCTGTCACTCTGCCTGTGCCTCCAGGAGGCGTTGCTACTGTCCCCCCGCCCCAGATGCCCATCCAGCTGCTGCAGTCGGGCACAGCTGCCCAGGTGGCCAGCTCCATGGCCAGCATGCCGTCTCCTCCAGTGGTGGTAAACGCCACTCAGAGTATGTTTGTTCAGGCCTCTCCATCCGCGGCAGAAGCGAACCAGGCGCTCAAACAGGCGAAGCAGTGGAAAACCTGTCCAGTTTGCAACGAGCTCTTCCCTTCCAACGTCTACCAGGTTCACATGGAAGTGGCTCACAAGCACAGTGAAGCCGGGTCTGCTGAGAAACCGGAGCCTGAGAAGCTGGCCGCATGTGCACCATTCTTAAAGTGGATGCGAGAGAAGACAGTTCGGTGTCTCTCCTGTAGATGCTTGGTGTCCGAGGAGGAGCTGATCCATCACTTGCTCATGCACGGCCTGGGGTGCGTGTTCTGTCCGTGCACTTTCCATGACATCAGAGGTCTTTCAGAGCACAGTAGGACTGTGCACCGAGGGAAGAAGAAACTACCTGTGGATTACAGTAACAAAGGCTTTCAGTTGGATCTCGATGCTAACGGCAACCTGATGTTTCCCCATCTTGATTTCATTACCATATTGCCAAAGGAAGAGCTTGGGGAGCGGGAGGTCTACTTGGCAATCCTGGCTGGGATACACTCCAAGTCACTCGTGCCCGTGTACATTAAGGTGAGGCCGCAGATAGAGGGTGCCTCCGGGAGCCCCAGCAAACAAGCACTGACTTGCCCCTTTTGCTTTGGCACCTTTGTGACGACTGAGGCGTATGAGTTGCATTTGAAGGAGAGGCACCACATCACACCAACTGTCCACACAATTCTGAAATCTCCTGCGTTCAAGTGCATCCACTGCTGTGGGGTCTACACTGGCAACATGACCCTGGCAGCCATTGCCATCCACCTGCTGCGCTGCAGAAGTGCCCCAAAGGACAGCAGCTCCGACCTCCAGATCCAGCCAAACTTGATCGAGAACAGCGAAGTGCTCTTAGTGAACGGGGAGGTGATCCACGACTCCAGTTTTTCTGTGAAGAGAAAGCTGCCCGATGGCCACTTGGGGGCAGAAGACCAGAGGGACGTGGAGGAGCGACCTCTCGTCGTCAGCAGCGATGCAGCCCCGGCTCCCGAAAAGGTGGCGAGTGTGGTGCctttgaaaagacaaaggaatgaaatcagGACAGAGGGGTCGCTTGTTAATGATGATGCTCTTCAGATTTTAGCATTAAACCCTAAAAAATATGAAGACCGttcttatgaagaaaaaaagcaatttcttaGAGATTATTTCCACAAGAGACCATATCCTAGTAAAAAGGAAATAGAACTTCTTTCATCCCTCTTGTGGGTGTGGAAAATCGACGTGGCTtcattttttggaaaaagaagatatatttgcATGAAAGCAATAAAAAATCATAAGCCTTCGGTACTTTTAGGCTTTGATATGtctgaacttaaaaatgttaaacacaggTTGAACTTTGAGTATGAGCCACAAAActtgtaa